GCCCCTAGACGATACTCCCGGACCTCCTTCCCAACCTCCCACTTTACGCGCACCCATGCATTAAACTTTCCGTCTTTCTCATCGACAAATGCCTTCACCACGCCACGCCCGGTCTCACCTGGTTGATGAATTTAAACTTCCATTAAGTGTCTTatacttcaaaataaattatgagTTTTTCCACTAGCGGGACCATATGAGAATATCATGCAGTGTTCTATATCAACttacattaaagctgcactctcattaaccaatttgacaactttttcattttttttgtctcagaatcagctgactttggcatcatttttttcaaatcagaCATACAGATTAAAACACAATAGGACAGATCTCCGAAAAACtgccaaaattttcatttttcttcaaacataagtaaagcttttagccaaaaaacataaatttttgagcgtaaatattaaaaactgagatctgatcttttgtcagcagtcttatatcactttttttagacatttacacaaagtttggcttattccaagacaaaaatgaaaaagttgtcaatacggtgagagtacagcttttaAGAGTACAAGTTTGCATCATGAATAGTAACAATCTCATCACATAAAAGAAGGTAATAAAAACTAAAGTTAACGCCTAAATAAAACAGCCAGCATGGTAGAAACCATAGGCAAAATCAAGATgatagttttcatattttattaataaaaagtaaatactaGAACAGTTCAGCCATTTTTCTGATATCTTCATATGGTATTAAAGTAAACAAGTCATAACTGCTTGTATAAAAATTTACTATGCACATAGAATTTTGcatattaatttttaacatgACTACCATCGGAACCGGTGTAGTTCCAGTGAGGTCCTCGTATAACATCTGTCTTCTCATACACACCAAACAGCTTCACAAACTGGGAACTCTTTCTGGTTGGAAGCGGCACTctgtatattgaaatattgaggGTATGTTGTGGAATAatctatatatacatacatgaaggtacatgtatacatacaatacatgatAAAGATGTTTTCACTcgtaaattgaattaaattctAAAAGGTTCCATAAAAACAGCCATCAGTAGCAAAATTTAGTGTTTcccctgattttttttacaaatgggTTTGCCGGTTGGGGTTgcaggttgtccggttagcgcagagGTTAGTGCACTCACTTTTCACCAGGGCAACTCTAGTTCTATTCCCAGCATGgacacatgtgagtttggtaagtggtcaacaagtcggacaagtgggttttccccCACAATACAAGAACACACACTTGTGCAACATCATAccaatgagagtgacttagtGTAAAGTTATCGtaacttttttcacaattgctgtaaaatatataatgtttaaatgggTTTGCCATACAGAGTCTGATAATGTGGAAGGCTTCTGACAAGATAAAATGCCAAACTGACATGTTGAAATTGATTGGTTTAACTCAGATGGTTATTCACCAGTTCACACATATGTGCCACAACTcataatgtttacttttattttttaacctaATTCCGAACAAATAGATCTGTTCAGTTAAGTGGAGAAAAGAGAGTAAAAGAAATCAAATTATGTACTAGTATTTTATTTGTCTTTCAAACTTGCATACCAGTCCCTCAGATAATGCAACCATCCAAGTATTCAGTCAATATCAATCATTATGGTCTGCTTTGAATAGTTCTAACATAATTGATGTCTCTTTTTCATTAAACTGTGAAGAAAACTTTCCTGGTTTTATAGCACTATAAAACACTTAAGTGAAGTAGTGTTCAATGTTACtctagaaaaaataatttatgatgcACGAGacatatttatcatgttattcAGATGGAAATGATGGATGCATTTAATACTGTATTTCCATTCCAGGTTCTTGAAATATAACCACTCAAGCTAACATATgctatttgatgttttattcctACAGATCGGAATTGTAATCCATATTTTACGAGACAACAATACACACCAATTATTTCACAACACCTTTATTCATCTGGTCACAACAATAGCATTAACTTAAGGTATACTTACAGCTCACTATTTGGGGAATCAATTCTGTTAAATTGGTGATCCATATCGTGTTTATCACCATGGTAACAGTCTGTGCACAGATCTATAGCACACTGAGCACATTGAAACCTGATTCCATGGATTGGGTCAATTGAACAAACAGAACATTTAAATCCCGTATGGGAAATGCCTGAAAAGAaaaatttacatgtatacactacATTGTATCCAAATCTTAGGAGATCACTTCATCAAATTCACTGTAATACATCAAACTAAATCACTTGTgtgaataatacatttatgttgcttttttaaaataatccaGACCATAAAGTTAATATAtctgattaaaatataaattttctttaaagttACACATATGCAGTCCTGCACAGAGAAATACCGGTaccattttcttcattttaagtaaaagctgcactctcacaaattgacagttttggcctttttatttttttgtctcagaatcagctcattatggcatcagtgccttcaattcagtcatataacaTGTAACTCACATTAGAACAGATcttaaatgtttggtaaaactgcctgaaaatttcatttttctttaagcgtTATCAatggttttagccataaaacatcaattgtcaaacataaaaatgaaaactgcgatctgatttattccaagacaaaaaataaaaagttttcaatacaatcaatatgtgagagtgcagctttaatatcagatacatgtttgtgttcatttaaaacTCACTAACTGTTGTGTTTAAGTGAGTATGGCTTACCAACTTGTTGAACATCATAAGCTCTTAGATCATACTGTCCACAAAATCCAGAGCTATAGTTCCTCTCTTGGCCTGTATCCCACACAACGTGCACCCTACTATTTCCCGCTTGCTTTGGCACATAACTGAGCGTCCCTAGGTTTGTAGCCTTCGGATCTTTGACTGTGGACCTAAAGTCAGGACCTCGGATAACACGTACACCTGGCCTCATCCAGTCTGGCCATTGTGGATCCTGGGacttaattgaaaatataaggtttaagtgtaaatgtaaaaatgtgtttaaagttattgcatattttaaaactgaaaaatgaaaacatatacaTTGTAATCATTACGAAGATTTCTATcaatattatgttgttttctgattGGGTATAATCCACAAGCATGTAGACACAATTTCTACAGCTTTGatcacataaaatgtttccAATACTGCTGTCAACACACATATTTTACACCAAGCAGAAGAACCAATCTCTGCATTATACAAGGCTTTTATGAGGCTGCCCCAGCCAAAAAAAGGTATCAAATTTTGCTAAGTacaattatgcaccagtcaattgttgtGGGTCAGAGGAAGagcggggattttgactttcggtccagccaagcccgggtaaaatccccgccaaatgcccccataCCCCAGGGAccttaggtaaggcccattccccactatttttgGCACAAAGACAAAACCATCATATTCAcacagcactgcggggccacctggaaggtaaaaacatggcccatttccccagctttccccggtatatccccggacctggtgacctgggggaggggggcgtggttacagttgactggtgcagTAGTTGGACATTGTATATTAGTTGTACAAGACTGTATAATATTGTCCTGGTATAcgtaattaatttttaataaaaacttaaCAATGATTCAtaagtaaaatcaaaattgttttaacaaaactgTCATTTGGCTTTAAATTTTGCCTTAAGTTtcttttacattaaacattgtCATACTTGAAATCTTCTACTTTCTTTTTCCTATAGTGTACAATGGACTTGGCATTGTATCATGCATTTCacttgcattttcatttttttagaaaaaaagaagttgtaaacatttatttttaaaaccttaaatgaaacagataaaaataacattattaacattCATCTAAAACAAACAGAACAAATAACCAGGAAGTAATTCATTATCAAGTGTCGGAAGTATATTGTAGCCTATATGCAAAGACAACTTTTATTCTGTGTATTGACGATTGAAACGTTCAAGTGATGtagaaagaaaaacatgttgacagtcagttatataaaataataataggcAAACACTGTGAATTATTAGAAAATTTCTAAGAACATTAGGTATACCCTGTCTGCTCTTGTTGCCATCGCAGGCGTCACAAACTACCATCGCACCGTGAAAATTTCGGTGTGCTCGATTAAAATTCTTGGAAACTACAAACTgatttaaacaaagtaacaattaaaacatatttcaaagatttaaacaactgaaagttttataaaatagtgaaaaatgCACAAAGGGTAAATAAATTTCGCAAGAAATGTCAATAAAGGTTAGCTAAACATTAATCGATTAAATTATTTAGTTTGCTTTGCAGATCAAGTGCCGCGTAAAGTTTATCCGAAAATGTCCGAAATATCCCGTGCAGCTCAATCTGGCGATTTAGGATATTTCCGTGAAGTTTATGACAAGGAAGTTAACATTAGTATGGTACTTGAATATTTCCATGATAAATCCGGTGATACTGCGATACACTTTGCAGTAAGACATGGTCATTTGGAACTTGTAAAATTTCTCTTGTGCAAGGGCTTTAACTTGGAGACTGGTAACTTTGATGGAAAGAGACCTCTACATGAAGCAGCGCAGGCAGGCCAGTACGAGTGCCTCGTGTGCCTCCTTGACTCTGGTGCGTCTGTTGACTCGCTTAAAAGAGCTGATTGGTGGGTATCTCTGATTGTTGTCTGAGACTGAGTCTGctgcatattttttatcattttgaatttctGTTGGTATTTTTTCTGTATACAACAGTAAAGCAATATTATGTTATCTGGAGTTGATTGATGCAGTATGTGTGGGTAAAGCACCAGCTGCCTGATAGCTCAGTTGTTTATAGCGCTGTGCTTGTGTTCCAGCTATTGTGGTTTTGGGCCTAACACCGGGCACACTCTTCCTCGAAGATTTACTTCATTGATGGAAGAAGTAAATGTAAAAGGCAAGAGTGCCATGATTTGCAAATATAACTAGGTGGAATTAGTTTAATGTGTGGGATTCATTGATTAGAGGGCTGAGCTAGTTTTCCAGCGATCATGGTTTCTAGCTCAACATAAAGCACACTTTTCCGCCAGGTTTCTTCAATGAGTAGaatgtaataaattaaaaatgtactACTACCTCAGAAACCATGACCATAGGTCAAACAGAGCTACCACATGGGGCTTTAGCGAATTTGTTTATAGCACTTGACATACCAGCTAATAAAAGTAGTTCAATTGCTATAAAGTCTGATTGTTGGAGCAGTCCCATAATTCTGAAAAAGTGAAAACAGCTACATTACAGAAGCCCGGGAATCAACCGGTACACAGTTCAGTTTTTGAGTCATTCATACGCATactgttttaacaaaaatgctGTTTAAGTTGTAAAATCTAATATGATTACGACAACCCATCAATTATTTACAGGACGTCACTGATGCTTGCTTGTACAAAGGACAGGCTGGATATCGTAAAGGCACTTCTTGAACACGGTGCtcgtttgaaattgaaaaataaagatgGTTGGAACAGCTTCCATGTGGCTGTTAGGTAAGGTAGGCACTTCTCTTTaatctctctatatataaaaCCTTGTAAAGCAAACCTATGTAGATGTATGTGTTAATGTATACAAGTATGTTTGGAAACTTCTACGATGCACCTGTCATTTGAAGTTCTAAGAGTGCCCTTGACCCAATGCATGTGGTGTCTACCTACAACACTGTTCCTCAATTGTGTTTTGGCTTGTTCACCATTGAGATTTAGATCTTAGATGAATGATAATTAATGATGTTGTGTAATAAATAAGATTATCATAAtgttttgaactaaaatataccAATAACTATTTAAAAGGAGAACCGTTTCTTTTTTCGCAATGACCTCTGCTCTTCTGTTCAGTGAttcaaattaatgatatattgttAACGAATTGTctatgtcaaattatttgaattctgtttaaaaatatatatacggTAATGGTTATAAATGCGAATAAACAATTTGATTGCCTTGAAGGGAAGGCCATTTGGACATCATTGAGTATCTCCTCAACTTTGACAAGACTGTTTGGGATACAGTGAGCAAGAATGGACGGACACCTTTACACACAGCAGGTCAGGTCTTAttgtatactacatgtattatatttttactaCATTATTTAGATGATATGaacagtgttctcaataagaaccggctgccggccaaaatggacggttcagatggcaattgggctggttcaaatttggaaaactaaatgaattttaagtagaataagtagaagctggtcggttactttactatttgagacagttcaaccgaaacttattgagaaccctgtatTAACCAACCTTTGGTTTGTTTCAAGAGTATAAAATAGCACCAATGTCCTTTTTAAGAGGctaataaacatgtacatttccATTCCTCGCGAAACTTCTACTTTCTTGGTAAATCTGAGGGTTTTACAAGTAAATCGCAGACTTCTAACGAGTATGTTACCCGTTTACCTCACTAAAATCCCCCAAGTAACACGAAAACTGGTAGTTCTGCAATGAGTGTACATGTACTTGGTGGTGACAGAGGTGGTTATATTAACAGGTTTTTCACTCTTACCCTAAACGTCATGTTTGCACTGTGAATCAGTTGTCAAATCACCCCTTTTGTGCTATTAACAATTCTTTcctttcatgaaaataatagCTTATTGTGATGGAGTGACAGTAACAAGCTAACTAGCATGCCTTCCTAAGTCTAGCATTACAGCATTGAAAGCCTGATATGGCCAGAAAAAAAGGACCATACGCTAATGGATCCCTGCGTATTTCCCACCTAAAATTGACCATTTAGACCTAAGAATATATTCAGACGGGGCTgccataaaaagtaaaaatatataggTAACAGAACATGCTACATTGtgtattcaaaaaaatatcttgTCAAATACAGACTCCATTGTTCGGGGACAtactttttcatttcaaaatgtgattttgataaaccattttttttttttaaattgggggggggggggcggggtaGTGGGGGGTTATACCCATTTGGCAAGCGTGCTAAAGTTTTAATATACAGCGGCGGATCCAGGACTTTCAAAATGGGGGGGCACAACTAAGtgtaaacatatcaaactttttttgaatgcattattttaatcatataatgacatggaattgacatttgtcttcactgtcaataatgtttggcagataaattgaattaaaaagatatcatttactgagataaacctttcaaaaaacaacaaagatatctAGCTGTTTTGGGGAACCGAACCAGGGTCGACGGATTAACAGGCTAAGTCGTTAACCGCTCGTCCACCTGAGACACACatatttttgcttaaaaattagTGCTATATAAACCTACACTACAGTACGTTGATTGCACTCAACGACACTATAGGTACCTCGGATGtcattgatcaatataaatttaagttaactgTGCTTATCTAAAATTTgaattgtgacaaaacaacttatttgtacagttaaaatataaagatgTGCCCCCAAAAAACATTACTTGCCGGCCCACTGGGGGGGCACAGGCCCTATGTGCCCCCCCCCGGTAGATCCGCCACGGATATACACAATTTGTTTATAAGTTTGGCAATATTGATTATAGCCTGTATgcagggatgataaaattccggattaatccggaattccggatttaaggcctcacggatcgattttgagattaatgtaaatccgttgagtttttttctgggggggggggggggggtacagggACCGAATCGAGCTCAGTTTGAACAAcatgggtacgaaaggtgagtttttcggaagtgtaaagccggaaattaacgaacctatttacgtcttggcaatcgagctatatgattggttaagatagcatccggtgataacggaaattaccgatgggactagaagacaatatccggatggtcgtatccggatatgacagacgaataaacgggtattggaaaattggaaaaaaaaacgaccaccaccaacttcgAAACATAGATTCGTCGATTTAaagggtatatttgccatttatttttaagagaaattcccgaaacgtttctttttaagtttataGAAAGTGATCAAACTAATAATGAAATTTGcgcatgtagcattatttcggacatccctatctatctatctatctatctatctatctatctatctttgAATACTGCCGAACCCCTCTTTCGAGTATTACTGGCAGGTGCGCGTCGGACTGTTAGTAAagtgaaagaaagaaataaaagataacattgTGGGACATggaatagaaaaacaaaatccaGTCATGGTTAAAACTAGTTAGTCGtgagaacatttttaaaaagtaaaatatgatagTACGTAAAACTAATATTGTAAGCTTGACACTGCCTGTTTGAACCTATCAAGTTCTGTTGCTGGCAGAGTTGCTACATTGACGGGCAGGCTATTCCAAAGAACTATGCTATGGGGGTAAAAGGACCACTTGTGATAATCGGATTGGACTTGGATTTGCTGAAAGCTATGGGGATGAACGTGCCGGCTAAGTCTGAATccgattcggattgtgtcataataatcgatttttattttacaaattattattttacgctgtaaaccgtttctttattattctcataatgtctgaagcattgttctcaataagaagtggctgttgaccacaatgggaggttcaaatgaaaattggtttggttcaaattaaaagaaaaaagaaaaaaagaataaatattttgtagtagtaatacatattacgtagaggcagtcattttattttctatttgagacagttcaacaaaacctcttgaggacccagtttgagtgagatttaaattatatagttgtaatttgtatttccaggtatgttgatggttaCAAAAGTAAGGGATGAACAGATACCTCAGCCAAtgcatccagttgttcctgtcattgactgacaattcaatccagaggccatgatacttggatttatgacagaacatgctccctggcaccacagtagtgtgtcttacttaagacacttgccaaaggtacaaaagctctcagcgaattaaaacttcaaaggtgtacagcatcatacaagatgacttacggagtggctagccatttcaatgatgaacatgtggaggagttaatggatctcggttttgtttcaactaagacaagtcaacaaacacacTGAGAAAACTGTTTcagctatttttctgctatagagaaagaaatagtgttgagacatttggcctccttaaaaatcacaagggctgattctgaatcaattttcatagaaattGAAAGCCagtttgagagacttgaactgccgtgggacaatctagtttgtgtgctactggactcgtttaacaccatgaggggaaaGAATCTGGCTTAGAGACCATAATACGTCAaagtccaccatgtccacaacggctacgctgtcaaagcatttaagtccagtttggatattacttggaataatatatataataattaataacattatattttcatcaaatgtgcagaaatggaaaaaatattctttatatgatacataaaaattgaataattaacacttacaataaacatttgcaagcatgataatcgatatgttgttcattattataaatcaaacatcccacagtgtagactgttcatacacagccatttgatcatagccagttgagttttatgggaagtggacaactgaatcaaaatgtcaggtacatgtctaatgcctgtgacttcaggtagaaaaaagtaaatttaactttgtttaaagacaaaggtgttaaacttcactgctaagattcctgataattgttctgattgtggatgtctcgtgttgaacataattatatctaccaaaccgaaaggtgtactccttgaacactattctaaggcaaaaaagggtattagaatccctgaaatacggacagcttcggggggcttcgccccccttgtccccccaccagggctttgccctggacccatcgggggccttaagcggccccctgaaccccatgcagacattttcaggattggcaacttggctctgttatcatccctgtgTATGCTTTGCACTATGAAATACATCAAAAGCTATACAGTAAATAACAATCTAGAGTTCAATAGTCAGCGTTTGAAAATAGTCCATGTTtagaaatgtcattttaaagtaatatcAGATACATAATGAGAAAAAGAACatcataaatacataaacacaaattgatctaaatagtaaaatattgtAACCATTTCAGCTCTCCACAGCCATGCAGATGTGGTCTCACTTTTACTGGAGAGATGTGACTATGTGACAGACACCCAGGACAGTTGTGGCTCCACTCCCCTCATGGATGCCATCAGGGTTGGCTGTATACAGGCTGCCGACGTGCTCATCAACAATCATGAGGTGAATACCAAATGCCGGGAAAGCTAGAGTTCTTATCTGACTTTAAagattaatttgaattttaaaaactttgCTGAAGATATTAAAACCACTGAATACCAAAAAGGCTTATCAGCATTCTTAATTTATGTGTAGATTTACCATTTTGGCAAGAAATGgattaattttcattattgtttcTAATTGCGTTTCAAGCAGTCTGGTTCCAAATTAAACTCCACTCAGAGAAAAGTCAAGTTATCCtcaatgtttatacattttaaaaaatagcatttactaCCATACATAATGATTAGATTCTAACACACTGCAATGGTTGATTTCTCTGATAGTTTATTGCTTGCCTCCCctgtattcatttaaatgtatatcgAT
The sequence above is drawn from the Mya arenaria isolate MELC-2E11 chromosome 14, ASM2691426v1 genome and encodes:
- the LOC128218579 gene encoding ankyrin repeat domain-containing protein 16-like isoform X2; amino-acid sequence: MSEISRAAQSGDLGYFREVYDKEVNISMVLEYFHDKSGDTAIHFAVRHGHLELVKFLLCKGFNLETGNFDGKRPLHEAAQAGQYECLVCLLDSGASVDSLKRADWTSLMLACTKDRLDIVKALLEHGARLKLKNKDGWNSFHVAVREGHLDIIEYLLNFDKTVWDTVSKNGRTPLHTAALHSHADVVSLLLERCDYVTDTQDSCGSTPLMDAIRVGCIQAADVLINNHEADITKEDNVGRQCLHVACQAGCLDSLVYLVDTCGAHPGVLCTGTGASGLHIAAKHNRKLKPQPWTAL
- the LOC128218579 gene encoding ankyrin repeat domain-containing protein 16-like isoform X1 — translated: MSEISRAAQSGDLGYFREVYDKEVNISMVLEYFHDKSGDTAIHFAVRHGHLELVKFLLCKGFNLETGNFDGKRPLHEAAQAGQYECLVCLLDSGASVDSLKRADWTSLMLACTKDRLDIVKALLEHGARLKLKNKDGWNSFHVAVREGHLDIIEYLLNFDKTVWDTVSKNGRTPLHTAALHSHADVVSLLLERCDYVTDTQDSCGSTPLMDAIRVGCIQAADVLINNHEADITKEDNVGRQCLHVACQAGCLDSLVYLVDTCGAHPGVLCTGTGASGLHIAAKEGHSDVILFLLSRGVDINLTDSRGRTALHIASGAQHVDCVTVLLQQGADCVPDQTGSYPWELARKPAVIEAFSGVNQT